A section of the Vibrio vulnificus CMCP6 genome encodes:
- the trxB gene encoding thioredoxin-disulfide reductase, with product MSDMKHSKLLILGSGPAGYTAAVYAARANLNPVLITGMQQGGQLTTTTEVENWPGDPEGLTGPGLMDRMKEHAERFETEIIFDHINEVDFSTRPFVLKGDAASYSCDALIISTGASAKYLGLESEEAFKGRGVSACATCDGFFYRNQKVAVVGGGNTAVEEALYLSNIAAEVHLIHRRDSFRAEKILINRLMDKVQNGNIVLHTDRVLDEVLGDEMGVTGVRLKDVKTGGTEELDVMGAFIAIGHSPNTQIFQGQLDMKDGYILVKSGLEGNATQTSVEGIFAAGDVMDHNYRQAITSAGTGCMAALDAERYLDSLNDK from the coding sequence ATGAGCGATATGAAACACAGTAAATTACTAATTCTTGGTTCTGGCCCAGCTGGTTATACAGCGGCGGTTTACGCGGCGAGAGCAAATCTAAATCCTGTATTGATTACAGGTATGCAGCAAGGCGGCCAACTAACCACGACAACCGAAGTTGAAAACTGGCCTGGCGATCCAGAAGGTCTGACCGGCCCTGGACTCATGGACCGCATGAAAGAGCATGCAGAGCGTTTCGAAACCGAGATTATTTTCGACCACATTAACGAAGTGGATTTCTCCACACGCCCATTTGTCCTTAAAGGTGACGCGGCCAGTTACAGCTGTGATGCACTGATCATTTCTACGGGCGCGTCTGCAAAATACCTTGGTTTGGAGTCTGAAGAAGCATTCAAAGGGCGTGGTGTGTCAGCGTGTGCAACCTGCGATGGCTTTTTCTACCGCAATCAAAAAGTGGCGGTTGTAGGCGGCGGCAACACCGCAGTGGAAGAAGCACTCTATCTTTCTAACATCGCGGCTGAAGTTCATCTGATTCACCGTCGCGACAGCTTCCGCGCGGAAAAAATTCTCATCAACCGTTTAATGGATAAAGTCCAAAACGGCAATATCGTTTTGCACACTGATCGTGTTCTGGATGAAGTCTTAGGTGATGAAATGGGCGTAACGGGTGTACGCCTGAAAGATGTCAAAACAGGTGGCACAGAAGAGCTAGACGTTATGGGCGCATTTATCGCGATTGGTCACTCACCGAACACCCAGATTTTCCAAGGTCAGCTTGATATGAAAGATGGCTACATCTTGGTCAAATCAGGCTTGGAAGGTAACGCCACACAAACCAGTGTCGAAGGCATCTTCGCTGCGGGTGATGTGATGGACCACAATTATCGTCAAGCGATCACGTCGGCCGGCACGGGCTGTATGGCGGCCCTTGATGCAGAGCGTTACCTAGACTCGTTGAACGACAAATAA
- the cydD gene encoding heme ABC transporter permease/ATP-binding protein CydD, with translation MDKKKQRSLNLWLKQQSKLAKRWLMIAVGLGVLSSVFLLAQAALLATILHQLIIEKVDKHQLITHFIALVALIGLRALCSWGREIAGYRCGEQIRIYIRQLIFDKLRELGPAYIKGKPAGAWATLVLEQVENMQDFFARYLPQMSLAVLVPFVILIVVFPVNWAAGLIFLITAPLVPLFMAMVGIKAADANRKNFKALQRLSGHFYDRLQAMTTIRLFDRTHAEVEVMRGASEVFRTRTMDVLKIAFLSSAVLEFFTSISIALTAVYFGFAFIGELNFGDYGAGVTLFSGLFILILAPEFYQPLRDLGTFYHAKQQAVGAAESIVEFLETDVSTVRSGEQQIEQGQPITIKAEHLEVFSPEGKKLLGPVSFNIAAQQTTALVGPSGAGKTSLINALLGFLPYQGSLTINGIERTELDLAQWRSQISWVGQNPLLLHGTIRDNVSLGKSDISDTDIQVALENAFAAEFVSQHGLDYAISDRSGGLSVGQAQRLALARAMVQNGQFWLLDEPTASLDARSERLVMQGLEGQIAGKTALMVTHQLTPLKQVDSILVMRAGDIVQAGSYDELAHQEGLFQEMLLANQALKQLDKGNLDA, from the coding sequence ATGGATAAAAAGAAACAACGCAGCTTGAATCTGTGGCTCAAACAGCAAAGCAAACTAGCCAAACGCTGGTTAATGATTGCCGTTGGCCTTGGCGTACTATCAAGTGTGTTTTTGTTGGCACAAGCCGCCTTGCTCGCCACCATTCTTCATCAATTAATCATTGAGAAAGTCGACAAACATCAGCTCATTACTCATTTCATCGCTCTTGTAGCACTGATTGGCCTGCGTGCTCTTTGCTCATGGGGTCGCGAGATTGCTGGCTACCGTTGCGGCGAGCAAATTCGCATCTACATCCGCCAGTTGATTTTCGATAAGCTGCGAGAGCTCGGCCCGGCGTACATTAAAGGCAAGCCTGCTGGAGCATGGGCAACCTTAGTTCTTGAACAGGTTGAGAATATGCAGGATTTCTTTGCTCGCTATCTGCCGCAAATGTCCTTAGCCGTGCTGGTGCCGTTTGTGATTCTTATTGTTGTTTTTCCTGTCAACTGGGCTGCTGGGCTTATTTTCTTGATTACCGCACCATTGGTCCCTCTATTTATGGCGATGGTGGGCATTAAAGCTGCTGACGCCAACAGAAAAAATTTCAAAGCGCTTCAACGTCTGTCTGGTCATTTTTATGATCGCTTACAAGCGATGACGACGATTCGCCTTTTTGATCGTACTCACGCTGAAGTCGAAGTGATGCGTGGTGCATCCGAAGTGTTCCGCACTCGAACGATGGACGTATTGAAAATTGCGTTTTTGTCTTCAGCGGTTCTCGAATTCTTTACTTCGATCTCGATTGCTCTCACTGCCGTTTACTTTGGTTTTGCTTTTATCGGCGAACTTAACTTCGGCGACTATGGTGCAGGCGTCACTCTGTTTTCGGGTTTGTTTATTTTGATCCTCGCTCCAGAGTTTTATCAGCCCCTTCGTGACCTGGGTACTTTCTACCACGCCAAGCAACAAGCGGTGGGGGCAGCAGAGAGCATCGTTGAGTTCTTGGAAACTGACGTCAGCACAGTGCGCAGCGGCGAGCAACAAATTGAACAAGGTCAACCTATCACCATCAAAGCGGAACACTTAGAAGTGTTTTCACCGGAAGGGAAAAAGCTACTTGGCCCAGTGAGCTTTAACATTGCCGCTCAACAAACCACGGCGCTTGTCGGTCCCAGTGGTGCAGGGAAAACCAGCTTGATTAACGCATTATTGGGATTCTTGCCTTATCAAGGGTCATTAACCATCAATGGCATCGAAAGAACGGAGCTTGACCTTGCTCAGTGGCGCAGCCAGATCAGTTGGGTGGGACAAAATCCGCTGCTCCTCCATGGAACTATTCGCGACAACGTCAGTTTAGGCAAGTCGGATATCAGCGATACCGATATCCAAGTGGCACTTGAAAATGCATTTGCTGCCGAGTTTGTCAGCCAACACGGATTGGATTACGCCATTTCTGATCGTTCTGGGGGCTTATCCGTCGGCCAAGCACAACGTCTTGCTCTTGCTCGAGCGATGGTACAAAACGGCCAGTTTTGGCTACTCGATGAGCCCACAGCTAGCCTCGATGCTCGCAGCGAACGTTTGGTGATGCAAGGCCTCGAAGGACAAATAGCGGGTAAAACAGCGCTCATGGTCACTCACCAATTAACACCGCTTAAACAAGTCGATTCCATCCTTGTGATGCGTGCTGGTGACATTGTTCAAGCAGGCAGTTATGACGAACTTGCTCATCAAGAAGGCTTGTTCCAAGAAATGTTATTGGCTAACCAAGCCCTCAAGCAACTTGATAAGGGGAATCTTGATGCGTGA
- the cydC gene encoding heme ABC transporter ATP-binding protein/permease CydC codes for MRDLIPFLKLYKKHWFGLSLGMLLAFLTLFASIGLLTLSGWFLSAAAIAGLTIARETFNYMLPGAFVRGFAMGRTAGRWGERVVSHNATFKLLTDLRIFFFSKLAPLIPGRVSNLRDADLLNRLVADIDAMDHVYLRLISPMVVGTLGILGLTAVLCWFDMTLGLTLGAILTLLLLLWPVLFYKLGKSNGQALTHNKAELRVATLDWLQGYSELTLFGAESRYHHAILHVQEKLLKNQYFNAHFSGLAQALLMLANGWTLVLMLWLAADGVGGNAPDPMIALVAFATMASVELLMPIAGAFQHLGQTLTSARRLNEVILAEPEVRFAKEDVAHSGEYSIDYQAVSFKYPDSQSMALSNVSLTIPAQHKVAIVGQTGSGKSTLLQLLNRYWDVNQGSILLAGKPITEWSESQLRRSISVVSQRVDILNGSLRDNLLMASPSATDEQLSDMLTKVGLEKLLDDNGLSAWLGEGGRQLSGGEKRRIGIARALLHNAPILLLDEPTEGLDKQTEQQIMQLLEAHFDGKTVLFITHRLVNLDKMDSICLIEQGKIVEYGHHQALLAARGRYFELNQTL; via the coding sequence ATGCGTGATTTAATTCCCTTCCTAAAACTGTATAAGAAACACTGGTTTGGTCTCTCTCTAGGGATGCTACTGGCGTTTTTAACGCTGTTCGCTTCTATTGGCCTACTCACTTTGTCAGGCTGGTTTCTTTCTGCCGCAGCCATTGCCGGATTGACCATTGCTCGTGAAACATTCAACTACATGCTGCCTGGGGCATTTGTGCGTGGTTTTGCGATGGGACGAACAGCGGGACGTTGGGGCGAAAGAGTGGTCAGCCATAACGCGACCTTCAAGCTCTTGACTGACCTGCGTATTTTCTTTTTCTCTAAGTTAGCGCCGCTGATCCCAGGACGAGTCTCCAATCTTCGTGACGCCGATTTGCTTAACCGCTTGGTAGCAGACATTGACGCAATGGATCATGTTTATTTGCGTTTGATCAGCCCTATGGTCGTCGGCACACTTGGCATACTGGGCTTAACGGCCGTGCTGTGTTGGTTTGATATGACATTGGGCCTAACACTGGGGGCAATTCTGACTCTGCTACTGCTACTCTGGCCTGTCCTTTTCTACAAGCTAGGGAAAAGCAATGGACAAGCGCTAACCCACAATAAAGCAGAGCTGCGTGTTGCAACTTTGGACTGGTTGCAAGGTTACAGTGAACTGACACTCTTTGGTGCCGAATCACGCTACCACCACGCTATTTTGCATGTACAAGAGAAATTACTGAAAAACCAATACTTTAACGCCCATTTTTCTGGTTTGGCACAAGCGTTATTGATGCTCGCAAACGGTTGGACCTTGGTATTGATGCTTTGGCTTGCCGCAGATGGCGTCGGTGGTAACGCACCCGATCCTATGATTGCACTAGTGGCCTTCGCCACCATGGCAAGCGTAGAACTGCTCATGCCAATTGCGGGCGCTTTCCAGCACCTTGGTCAAACCTTAACGTCCGCCCGTCGCCTCAATGAAGTTATTCTGGCTGAACCTGAAGTCCGTTTTGCCAAAGAGGATGTGGCTCACTCTGGTGAATACTCTATTGACTATCAGGCCGTATCGTTCAAATACCCGGATAGCCAAAGTATGGCCCTGAGCAATGTCAGCTTGACGATTCCAGCCCAGCACAAAGTGGCCATTGTCGGCCAAACGGGCTCAGGAAAATCAACCTTGCTGCAACTGCTCAATCGTTATTGGGATGTTAATCAAGGCTCTATCTTGCTTGCAGGCAAACCGATCACCGAGTGGAGTGAAAGCCAGCTACGCCGCTCCATCAGTGTTGTAAGTCAACGTGTAGATATCTTAAACGGATCGTTACGAGACAATTTATTGATGGCCTCCCCTAGCGCAACCGACGAACAATTGTCTGACATGCTCACCAAAGTCGGGCTAGAAAAACTGCTTGACGATAACGGGCTATCCGCATGGCTTGGCGAAGGTGGTCGCCAGTTATCCGGTGGTGAAAAACGCCGTATCGGTATTGCAAGAGCCTTGCTACACAATGCACCAATCTTACTGCTTGATGAACCGACAGAGGGCTTAGATAAGCAGACGGAACAGCAGATCATGCAGTTACTTGAAGCGCACTTTGACGGGAAAACCGTACTCTTCATTACACACCGTTTGGTCAACCTCGACAAAATGGACAGCATTTGCCTAATCGAACAAGGTAAGATTGTCGAATATGGTCACCATCAAGCGCTTTTAGCCGCTCGTGGTCGCTATTTTGAACTCAACCAAACGCTGTAA
- the serC gene encoding 3-phosphoserine/phosphohydroxythreonine transaminase, with protein sequence MEQNTDNVFNFSAGPAALPKPVMQQAQQELLNWQGLGTSVMEISHRSKEFIAVAEQSEQDLRDLLNIPDNYKVLFCQGGARAQFAAVPLNLLGDATTATYIDAGYWAESAVEEAKKYCQPDVFVAKAEKEGKQAVLPASEWQIHPDAAYVHFCPNETIDGIEINDLPVTDKPIVADMSSTILSREIDVSKYGVIYAGAQKNIGPSGIAIAIVRDDLLGLAKEVLPSILNYKVLAEQDSMFNTPPTFAWYLSGLVFKWLKAQGGVKAIEQVNREKAAILYNYIDESDFYINNVHPDNRSLMNVPFQMVKPELDAKFLKEAEALGLKSLKGHRVVGGMRASIYNAMPIEGVKALVDFMRQFEQENA encoded by the coding sequence ATGGAACAAAATACGGATAACGTATTTAACTTTAGTGCCGGACCAGCAGCACTACCGAAGCCTGTTATGCAGCAGGCGCAACAAGAATTGTTGAACTGGCAAGGGCTAGGCACTTCCGTTATGGAAATCAGCCACCGTAGCAAAGAGTTTATTGCAGTCGCAGAGCAATCTGAGCAAGATCTCCGCGATCTACTGAATATCCCTGATAATTACAAAGTTCTTTTCTGCCAAGGTGGTGCGCGCGCTCAATTTGCGGCCGTGCCGCTGAATCTGCTAGGTGACGCGACGACGGCGACCTACATTGATGCGGGCTATTGGGCAGAAAGTGCTGTCGAAGAAGCAAAAAAATACTGTCAGCCGGATGTCTTTGTTGCGAAAGCGGAAAAAGAAGGCAAGCAAGCGGTACTACCTGCCTCAGAATGGCAAATTCATCCTGATGCGGCTTACGTGCATTTTTGTCCCAATGAAACCATTGATGGCATTGAGATCAATGATCTTCCAGTGACGGATAAGCCGATCGTTGCCGATATGTCTTCGACCATTTTGTCGCGTGAAATTGATGTATCAAAATACGGTGTGATTTACGCAGGTGCGCAAAAAAATATCGGTCCTTCTGGTATTGCGATTGCCATTGTACGTGACGATTTGCTTGGTTTGGCGAAAGAAGTATTGCCAAGTATTCTCAATTACAAAGTGTTGGCAGAACAAGACTCGATGTTTAACACGCCACCAACTTTTGCCTGGTACTTGTCTGGCCTTGTTTTCAAATGGTTGAAAGCGCAGGGTGGGGTAAAAGCGATTGAGCAAGTAAACCGTGAGAAAGCGGCGATTTTGTATAACTACATTGATGAGTCCGATTTTTACATCAACAATGTACATCCAGATAACCGTTCATTAATGAATGTGCCGTTCCAAATGGTGAAACCAGAGCTAGACGCAAAATTCTTGAAAGAAGCTGAAGCATTGGGTCTCAAATCACTAAAAGGTCACCGAGTAGTGGGTGGCATGCGCGCCTCCATTTACAACGCAATGCCAATTGAAGGTGTGAAGGCGTTAGTCGATTTCATGCGCCAATTTGAGCAAGAAAACGCGTAA
- a CDS encoding DUF945 family protein, protein MNNLKKIGAVGGAISLALCWPLAVGQIGQNVIEDAVAKLNSAQLQAEIVKYDRGYRTSEVTTRYTIVDPVLVEQFETDGLPLVYEMQSRLTHGLTSLDSVSDLMGEQALPLHIEATTQLNGNTDFVATIDSWNFVSDSEGVAVSTAPMKLSGNATVLGDVDFVLDVPSIQFDFSSGESLHVGNLTGNGKGKHKNGYWLGQQDIRLGEFQVADASAQPLFGLYDAQYLGETKPDTKGERLASVFTFKSKKLLMSDGSEVKDLNLDFSLTNLDMQSFDKLMDVYQNAASLTQEEVQSLMPHIDTLFEKGFDVAVKNLSLKLGEGIFENTWNLSMPQGTAQVTQDPMKIMTSMTGDLSTYFSDELVAEYPFIQEGVDELMVMEILQQVEGGYTLKAKIAEGKLMFDNGQQFPLLALLMPALMQ, encoded by the coding sequence ATGAACAACTTAAAGAAAATCGGTGCAGTTGGTGGTGCTATCTCATTGGCATTGTGTTGGCCATTGGCGGTGGGGCAGATTGGTCAAAATGTAATTGAAGATGCTGTTGCCAAGCTAAATAGTGCGCAACTGCAAGCGGAAATTGTCAAGTACGACCGAGGTTATCGCACATCGGAAGTCACCACGCGTTACACCATTGTTGACCCTGTGTTAGTTGAGCAATTTGAAACGGACGGGCTTCCTTTGGTTTACGAAATGCAATCGAGATTAACGCATGGGCTTACCTCGCTTGACTCGGTTTCTGACTTGATGGGGGAGCAGGCGCTACCTCTGCATATTGAAGCCACCACACAATTGAATGGAAACACGGATTTTGTTGCCACGATTGATAGTTGGAATTTTGTCAGTGACAGTGAAGGTGTTGCGGTTTCTACCGCACCGATGAAGCTGTCTGGCAATGCCACGGTGTTGGGGGATGTCGATTTTGTGCTTGATGTACCGTCGATTCAGTTTGACTTCAGTAGTGGTGAATCGCTGCATGTTGGCAATCTGACAGGAAATGGCAAGGGCAAACACAAAAACGGTTACTGGTTAGGGCAACAAGATATTCGATTGGGCGAGTTTCAAGTCGCAGATGCCTCTGCTCAACCTTTGTTTGGCTTGTATGACGCTCAATATCTTGGTGAGACTAAGCCGGACACCAAAGGGGAGCGTTTGGCGAGCGTGTTTACTTTTAAGTCGAAAAAGCTGTTGATGTCTGACGGCAGTGAAGTCAAAGATCTTAATCTGGACTTCTCTCTAACGAATCTGGATATGCAATCTTTCGATAAGTTGATGGATGTGTATCAAAACGCTGCGTCTCTAACGCAAGAAGAAGTGCAATCACTGATGCCACATATCGATACCTTGTTTGAGAAGGGCTTTGATGTGGCAGTGAAAAACTTATCTCTAAAATTGGGTGAGGGGATATTTGAGAACACCTGGAATCTGTCAATGCCTCAAGGCACTGCGCAAGTGACGCAAGATCCAATGAAAATCATGACATCAATGACGGGCGATCTCAGTACCTATTTCAGTGATGAGCTGGTGGCGGAATACCCATTTATCCAAGAAGGAGTGGATGAGTTGATGGTGATGGAAATTCTGCAACAAGTCGAAGGTGGCTATACCTTGAAAGCCAAAATCGCTGAAGGTAAATTGATGTTTGATAACGGACAACAGTTCCCACTACTCGCGCTATTGATGCCTGCGCTAATGCAATAA
- a CDS encoding ATP-binding protein, whose protein sequence is MNRYAILCLDNNPISIEQFRQELATFSHKFDVFTADSVEEAHHAIDYLEQANQTMALVIASHHSELNGVDFLIGLDHNPRTEDARRILISCSTDIAAIITAVNEGRLDHCLTKPLPDHVLFQTVQKELTQFILKFEKEDLLGFSSVLDQNRLLRAHIENQMRHYQAGFIHDYHTLSDAELTERFTNALQTFFQEKDETRACRTYSPEHLLTVEGEANKFLWFITSGEVALYKRDELGMQREVVRHKKGNLVGGMSFVTGEKSFSTALTLTKTEVIKLDRNVFAQVMQSDSNLLPLFTNLLLRHFNRRLQRSINTKLQLQKTLESLESAHQQLIEKEKMAMLGQLVAGVAHELNNPIAAILRGIENLNQNLAMVLSTSGAPNQTTKGIAVLESAKASKPMSTAELRERSNQLLSCVDNRNIARKLVALGLEQDDELLTQLKQHPTEGARQLEHLEHYFLIGNALRSIDVCASRIADMVKSLKGYARADDEKTHIADIHEGIEDTLVIFENRLKLHKLTTHYCSLPPIYCQPIALQQVWTNMISNALDAMPEHGTLEITTQIESRNDKPYVTVSFRDNGCGIPAEQQATIFELNYTTKKEGNFGLGIGLSICHQIIHSHGGWIEVDSIPAQYTCMTIWLPLVSEGASHE, encoded by the coding sequence GTGAACCGTTACGCTATTTTGTGTTTGGACAACAATCCGATAAGTATCGAGCAATTTCGCCAAGAATTGGCGACGTTTTCTCATAAATTTGATGTATTTACTGCAGACTCAGTTGAAGAAGCACATCACGCGATCGACTATTTAGAGCAGGCGAACCAAACCATGGCGCTGGTCATCGCAAGCCATCACAGTGAATTGAACGGCGTTGACTTCTTGATTGGCTTAGACCACAACCCCAGAACAGAAGATGCCCGACGCATTCTAATTAGCTGCTCAACGGACATTGCCGCGATCATCACTGCGGTCAATGAAGGCCGATTGGATCACTGTTTAACCAAGCCCCTCCCCGATCATGTCCTTTTTCAAACCGTTCAAAAAGAGCTGACTCAGTTTATTCTTAAGTTTGAAAAAGAAGATTTGCTTGGCTTTAGCAGCGTGCTTGATCAAAATCGTTTGCTACGTGCACATATTGAAAATCAGATGCGTCACTACCAAGCAGGCTTTATCCACGATTATCACACCTTGTCTGACGCTGAACTAACGGAACGTTTCACCAATGCACTGCAAACTTTTTTCCAAGAAAAAGACGAAACAAGAGCCTGTAGAACGTATTCACCAGAACATCTGTTGACGGTCGAAGGTGAGGCGAACAAGTTCCTCTGGTTCATTACCTCTGGAGAAGTCGCGCTGTATAAACGCGATGAATTGGGCATGCAACGTGAAGTGGTCCGACATAAGAAAGGCAATCTCGTTGGGGGCATGTCATTTGTTACCGGAGAAAAATCGTTCTCAACCGCTCTCACTCTCACCAAGACGGAAGTGATCAAATTAGATCGCAACGTTTTTGCCCAGGTGATGCAATCCGATTCTAACCTTTTGCCTCTGTTTACCAACCTGTTGCTACGACACTTTAACCGGCGTTTGCAACGCAGTATCAATACAAAACTGCAGTTACAGAAAACCCTTGAATCGCTTGAATCTGCCCATCAACAATTGATCGAAAAAGAAAAAATGGCCATGCTCGGTCAGTTAGTCGCAGGGGTTGCCCATGAACTCAATAATCCCATCGCGGCAATTCTAAGAGGCATTGAAAACCTCAACCAAAATTTGGCAATGGTACTTTCAACCAGCGGCGCGCCAAATCAAACCACGAAAGGGATAGCCGTGTTAGAAAGTGCCAAAGCAAGTAAACCGATGTCAACCGCGGAGCTTAGAGAGCGCTCAAACCAACTTTTATCATGCGTTGACAACCGAAATATCGCGAGAAAATTAGTCGCCCTCGGTTTGGAACAGGACGACGAACTGCTTACGCAACTCAAGCAGCATCCAACGGAAGGTGCCCGTCAACTTGAACACCTTGAACACTACTTTTTGATTGGCAACGCACTGCGATCAATTGATGTGTGTGCCAGTCGGATTGCTGATATGGTCAAGAGCTTAAAAGGCTATGCTCGTGCAGATGATGAAAAAACGCATATTGCCGATATCCACGAAGGCATTGAAGATACGTTAGTGATTTTCGAAAATCGCCTCAAACTGCATAAACTGACCACACATTACTGTTCTTTGCCCCCTATTTATTGCCAGCCAATCGCGCTGCAACAAGTGTGGACTAATATGATTTCAAATGCGCTCGACGCCATGCCAGAACATGGTACTCTCGAAATCACCACTCAAATTGAATCACGCAATGACAAACCTTATGTTACGGTTTCATTTAGAGACAATGGCTGTGGCATACCAGCAGAGCAACAAGCCACGATTTTTGAACTGAACTACACCACCAAAAAAGAGGGAAATTTTGGTCTTGGCATTGGTTTGTCTATTTGCCATCAAATCATCCATAGTCACGGAGGATGGATCGAAGTGGATTCGATTCCAGCGCAGTACACCTGTATGACTATCTGGTTACCACTGGTTTCTGAAGGAGCATCCCATGAATAA
- a CDS encoding TfoX/Sxy family DNA transformation protein, with the protein MDMTEQAFFDYINQFGDFQKRSMFGGIGLFAEDAMFALVSNGCYYLRGGDSLDDTFCQLGCEKYRHVKKQTTATVNYYEVSNLLDNRDGQLDRLVKQSIACSVKQRNFQKSSASRRLRDLPNMQLTLERMVKKAGIDDVETFMELGAIEVFNRVKQAYGNDVDVKLLWKFAGAVEGIHWKLLQEPRRKQLLAACC; encoded by the coding sequence ATGGATATGACAGAACAAGCTTTTTTTGACTACATCAACCAATTTGGTGATTTTCAGAAACGTTCAATGTTCGGTGGTATCGGCCTGTTTGCGGAAGATGCCATGTTTGCATTGGTGAGTAATGGTTGCTACTACCTTCGTGGTGGAGACAGTTTGGATGATACTTTTTGCCAATTGGGCTGTGAGAAGTATCGCCATGTCAAAAAGCAAACCACTGCTACTGTAAATTACTACGAAGTATCTAATCTACTTGATAATCGAGATGGTCAGTTGGATCGTTTGGTAAAGCAGTCTATAGCGTGCTCTGTAAAGCAACGTAATTTCCAAAAATCATCTGCCAGTCGTCGTTTAAGAGATTTACCGAACATGCAATTAACACTTGAACGCATGGTGAAAAAAGCAGGGATTGATGACGTTGAAACCTTTATGGAATTAGGAGCGATTGAAGTCTTTAATCGAGTTAAGCAAGCTTACGGTAATGACGTTGATGTCAAATTGCTATGGAAATTTGCTGGCGCGGTAGAAGGTATTCATTGGAAATTACTTCAAGAGCCCCGTCGTAAACAACTTTTGGCAGCATGCTGCTAG
- a CDS encoding HDOD domain-containing protein, whose amino-acid sequence MEHLSFFWLPNNKDLLIQALETEFAQLVEQSLATGKVALPPIPDVVLKIQQLCTQESTGINDVAECLLEDPGLAAIVIRVANSVIFNRRNITCTDLTTAVSRLGILRVRDIVTAQAIEQLKHSVNLNKECNAVLINSAAVSRQLGAVMVMVVNAFRKHAAAKYDYLEPEKALLVGLLADIGLFCLVNEYHLYLDKGNYLDQQIALQIFQTRCAATSKLVLENWEFDSDFVEVSSNQAYRSQRQEVTYLDIARIANHLLMFRNQDERIDDHEVEFNLVGAEVLFELSNLSEDEFQEMVNQVLNSSGF is encoded by the coding sequence ATGGAACACTTATCTTTTTTCTGGTTGCCGAATAATAAGGACTTACTGATTCAAGCGTTGGAAACTGAGTTCGCTCAACTGGTCGAGCAGTCGCTTGCTACTGGTAAAGTCGCTCTACCTCCAATCCCTGATGTTGTCTTAAAAATTCAACAACTTTGCACCCAAGAATCCACTGGCATCAACGATGTCGCTGAATGTCTTTTAGAAGACCCCGGGCTAGCCGCCATTGTCATTAGAGTGGCAAACTCAGTCATTTTTAATCGCCGCAATATCACCTGTACCGATTTGACCACGGCAGTATCTCGACTCGGCATTCTAAGAGTCAGAGACATTGTCACCGCTCAGGCCATCGAGCAGTTGAAGCATTCTGTCAATCTTAACAAAGAGTGCAATGCGGTACTGATTAACAGCGCTGCCGTTTCTCGCCAATTGGGCGCTGTAATGGTGATGGTCGTCAATGCCTTTAGAAAACATGCGGCAGCAAAGTATGACTATTTAGAGCCAGAAAAAGCCTTGTTGGTTGGCCTACTTGCGGATATTGGTCTGTTTTGCTTGGTCAATGAATACCACCTCTATCTGGATAAAGGAAACTACCTTGACCAACAAATCGCGCTACAAATATTCCAAACTCGTTGTGCTGCGACCAGTAAATTAGTCTTGGAAAACTGGGAGTTTGATAGTGACTTCGTCGAAGTATCTTCCAATCAAGCTTATCGCTCTCAGCGTCAGGAAGTGACTTATCTCGATATTGCGCGTATCGCAAACCACTTATTAATGTTTAGAAACCAAGATGAACGAATTGATGACCACGAAGTGGAGTTTAATTTAGTGGGTGCTGAGGTGTTATTTGAATTGAGTAATTTATCAGAAGATGAATTCCAGGAAATGGTGAATCAAGTACTTAATTCAAGTGGCTTTTAA